ATTTTATCTAATTGAATTAGGAATTTTTAGTGAGAATTAATGAAGAGGTGTATAAATAAAAAAGATCTAGAGGTGAAGATGAGTTGGGAAAAGGTAATATTGCTCAATGAATCTGTGGAGCTTTGAAGAAGAAGCAGCGTGCCCATAAAATGAAATGAAGAAGAGCAGTATTGGCAAAATATGGGAAAAGAAAGGCAAGATGGGGACAACACCCCTTTTGTTGGTGAGCGGCTAAGGTGTTGGGTCAGTTGGGCCCAACCATTAAGTCACAAGTAAACAACTCTAACTTCTTACTGAATAATCATTCCGGGACATTAATCCCCATTAATGCCTAAATAAACAGGCCCTAAAGACATTACCATACTGTAAATCAAAATTAAAAATCAATGATATCACTTATAAACATTTAAAGTAGCAAACGCCTTTTTACATATATCCAACATATCAAACGATATCAATTTCTAACCATTCAACATATCCAATGAATCATTATCTAAGGTCAATCGATGTAAACACTTTTTTTAGACATCAACCATCCAACATACATTAGCAATAACGATTGTTTCTTAATTCATCAGATTAAGAAATATATATTCCTAAAAGAGTTTTATAAAAAAACGTAGCGACACTTAaaaattcacacacacacacacgcacacacactaTATAGCGACACTTAAAaattcacacacacacacgcacacacactatatatatatatatatatatatatatatatatatatatatatatatatatatatatatatatatagagagagagagagagagagagacattTTTATACGAGAACCACAAATAGGGCGAGAACTCTTTAATTACATggtttatatacatttatattcaaTAAATTGCAGATAACTGTTATCTAATGTTCATATCATTGGTAAAAACATGTTCATAACTACAATATATGTTCAATTGTGAATTATATAAAATTTTCTCATGTTACATAAACGCATCTGCACATGTGGAcgataaattatatattaaattttatagtTAAATTATTGGTTTTTACAAACTATTTTTTGTTCAATCTTACTTTCCATCAACATTTATATGTGATTCAACCTACTCACATGGAAAATTCTTATAATTTaatggttctcgcagttctcgccttttttttgttctcttttgaacttttgatatatatatatatatatatatatatatatatatatatatatatatatatatatatatatatatatatatatatataggggcatgatcaatggggaagtaaccaatcggggggaagcggggggaagcaaaaaaaaaaatctttttttttgaaatttttttttcccgacatcaagatcacacgaaaatatgaacatttagaagagacacttcatgatgaatgttattatttaggcgaaaaaacgatcgacaaaaataacattcaagataatattgttcgtgaagaatatgaacgtttttttttcttcatgttttgtgaagtaaaatttagcccgatttagagtttagggtttagggtttagggtttagggtttagggtttggtgttttgggtttattccataaacccaaaacatcaaaccctaaaccctaaaccctaaaccctaaattctaaaccgttcgtgttaaaaactcaatctaaatcctaaatctaaaccctaaatctaaaccctaaaccgtaaatttctaaaccctaatatctaaaccctataaaccctaatatctaaactttaatatctaaaccccaatagctaaaacctcaaaatacgctcgaaaaatacgataattgttaaatattacttcttcgagcgttttcccgccaaaataaaaacatttatcacaaagtgtctctactaaatgttcatattttcatctcatctataatgttcgtgaacaaagttttttcaaaaaacaaaaaaaaaaagtttttgcttctccccgcttccccccgaatggttacttctctcttgatcttaccactatatctatatatatatatatatatatatatatatatatatatatatatatatatatatatatatatatatatatatatatatatatatatatatatatatatgtatgtatgtatgtatgtatgtatgtatgtatgtatgtatgtatgtatgtatgtatgtatgtatgtatgtatgtaacaTACAAAGGTTAAGCAACACACATGCAAATAACAACACCCCAAACATGCtatctaccaactagcatacaagtaCAAAAAATACGAGGATTGGCGGCTATACGGGCACACGACCCTAGCCGATTGGGCTAGAGTCTACCGACAGGCCTTCCTGTTGAATCAGTACACAGAAAACAGGATATGAACCCAACCTCCCTTGGCTCGATTGACCTCATACACACAAAAATAAGCATGCAATATCCAACTAACATGCTAACCATTATCTAAACATAAAAATATTATCATAATAAAGCATGGTAAAAAGTAAAACACAATAGCATaacatgctacttaaactctattcggagatagacccactcaccaattaccagcaccaGCTCAGCTATCTAACTTCTGagcttctgagcttcttccttgttcttatcgccTGAGAACAATATAAACCAGGTTAGTATAGTGCTCTAATTAATATTAGACACACGTGTAGCATAACGACTAAATACTGACACTTTTCATAAAATTTCCCCAAACTGCCCATTTCGGTAGTCTATCATAGATAGTAGGCCGACTGTCTAGAAAAACTACCGACTGTCCAGAGACAATCGGTCGACTGTCTAGACAAACTACCGACTGTCTAGAACTATCGACTATCCTCCAAAAGACAAACTACCGATTGTTCAGAGACAATTAGCCGAATGTCTAGATAAACTTCGGCTGTCTAGAAAAACTACCGGGTGTCCAAAGATAGTCGACCGACTGTGTTCTTGAGCTGCAGCAACAGCAACAAGCATACGAGTTTcacccaaaaatcaccaaatctcgattcTGGACTCGATTTTGACCTCAAAACCTACCACATCTTGTTTATAAAACATTTTGGAACATTAACCCACAATATTTTCgtacaaacaacatcaaaatcaagcAATTTGACCCAAAATCACCTTTTTAACAAAACCTCACATGAACACCCAATTAaacactgatttggacatgaaaaTGCCCGATTCTTACCTTGTTTCGACTCTAGAATTCACTTGAAACAGATTTCTAACTTGAATCAAACACAAAAACGAGATTAGATGATTAGGGTTTCAAAGAGGGTGAAGAGTTAGGTACGCGAGGATTTTTGGTGAATTTTGTAGAATGTGACCAAATGAAGCAGATATAAAACACTTATTTGGGTTAAaactcataccccacaacacacgggtgttTACCAGTTATATGATATCTTTCGTATTTCATTAGACGGCCCTTACAGAgttaaaattaaataaacaaacatgttttgtgacccttatcacaaattggtcttaaccaaataatcaaataacactaattataatataaaaataaagcacttataaccacaaatataaacctaagggcaaagTATTCATCTTATGTCGAACCCAGGTTTCTGTCGGTTacaatccacccccttaaagagattctgtcctcgaaatctggtctagGTCAAACAGATGAGGGCAACGattcttcatcaactcttctgtctcccacgtaaagTGAGACCCAAAACCGTGCTTCCATTCAATCAACACCATTGGAATATGTTTCTTTCTCAATTTTGTTAATTTACGATCAAATATACGGATCGGTTCCTCAACCAATTTCTTACTCAGGTCATCCTTCAAATCCCCTAACGGTACAATATGAGtatcatcatcgactttacacttacgcagatagcacacgttgaaagtattatgaattcctgctaactcaggCGGAAGATCTAAAACCACTGTCTGATCATTCAAAACCTCACTAATCGGAAACGGTCCAATAAATCTCGGCGcaagcttaccacgtttaccgaatctgataacccctttccacggcgatgCTTTCAGATATAAACGATCACCCACGCTAAAGGTTAccagacgtctacgcggatcagcatacaatTTTTGTCTGTCTctggcggctttcaacttttctctcgtaaTAGCATCTTTTTCGGCTGtcttttgaacaatttcgggaccttcaaaatgtttctctccagcttctaaccaatAATTCGAAGTTCTGCAAGGATGACCGTACAATATTTCAtaaggcggcatccctatactcaaaTGATAAGAGTTGTTATACGCTAATTCAACCAACGACATATGTGAATgccacgaaccaccatattctagcACACAAGCCCTCAACATATTCTCTAGAGTCTGTATTGTTCTCTCTCTCTGACTATctatctgaggatgataagttgtacCCAAATTAGCACGTGTACCCAGATTATGTTGTAGACTGTTCCATAAATTTGACACAAATCTATAATCTATGTCTGACACAATCGATAAcgacacaccatgtcgactaacgatctctttcacaTATAACTCGACCAAATCACTTTACGACGTTGTTTCACGGGTAGCCAGAAATTGAGCACTCTTGGTCAACTGGTCGACTATCACCcatatcatatcatgtcttttctgagtttaatgtaatttggttacaaaatccatcgtataTGTTTCCACTTCCattcaaagatttctaaatggtgTAACGAACCATACGATTTTTCATGTTCTTCTTTCACTTACACACATATATAACATTTTTCAACAAAACTAGCGATGTCTATTTTcatagtcggccaccaatacacaattttcaagtcatgatacattttattaCTGCCTGGATGTACAATCGGTCTGGATTTATGAGCTTCTGTCAAGATCAAATCCCTTAATTCTCCAATCATAGGCACTCAAACACGGTTATGATAGGTCTTAAGTCCACGTGAATCGTCGGTTAGGTCAAATTTTTATTTAGTTATAAGTTTAGATTTAACATGTTCATCTTCCAAAGCACAGGCTTGAACAGTTTTTAACTGGTCAATCAAATTTGAAGTAACCTCTAAATgaagaaatttcacattctcaCAAAATTTTTTACAACTTAACGTATATGAAACGACGttcgctttacccggatggtatttaatttcacaatcatagtctttaatcaattcttgccatcgtctctgatgcATATTCACTTCTTTCTGTGAGAAAAtgtactgcaaactcttgtgaccTATACAAATAACACAATGGTTTCCATAaattagtgtctccacaatttcagAGCAAACACtattgcagccatttcaagatcatgcactaggTAAATGTTCTCATTAATTTCCAACTAACGTGAGACGTAGGCAATTACTTTGTcactttgcatcaatacacaacccaacTCGGCTAATgaagcatcacagtataccacaaaATCATCTAAACGCTCTGGTAAagttaacactggtgcctgacacaataACTGTTTCAACGTCTGAAAAATCTTGTCTTATTCATCACTCCATCAAAAGGCTACGTCttttcgagtcaacttagtcaatggacccACAATTTTCGAGAAATCTtcgataaacctgcgataatatcCAGCAAATattagaaaactcttaatctcagtcgaaccctcggagaattccaattcattactgtaatgacccggaaaatttcgtcttatttttaacttaaatctataaatgatttcataattcagacgataagcaaaatctgttatcccgaatctcaaaaatttttaaactatttatatggattcaattatccttcgactgtttccgacgattcacgaacaactaattgtaaatagatacattatcaatctatatatatatatatatatatatatatatatatatacatatatttgtatattaatataaaaattattacattattagcattattatttttatagttattaatatcattattaatattaatattaatattataattagtagtaaaattttgactttagttattattatgattattaatattattatcataattattattaccattatcattatcattatcattaataattaatatagttattattattaatataaaaataataccatttataattattatcatgaataataatttatcattattatttattatttctattattattatcaatattattacttttattattattaataataatatcaaattattattattaatatatttattaataattaatatcaattaaaaatatattaaaaagtcaAATAAAATGTACTGATTATATAAatctatttatttttttatatatatatcgtgatcagcttttaattttttttat
This genomic stretch from Rutidosis leptorrhynchoides isolate AG116_Rl617_1_P2 chromosome 11, CSIRO_AGI_Rlap_v1, whole genome shotgun sequence harbors:
- the LOC139874672 gene encoding uncharacterized protein; protein product: MKAKKSLAKGCESFLAYVIDVKKEKKTIADIRVVSKFPEVFPDELPGLPPVREVEYKIKLFPGTTPVAKVPYLLAPSEIRETMSQIQFIEDFSKIVGPLTKLTRKDAPVLTLPERLDDFVVYCDASLAELGCVLMQSDKVIAYVSRHKSLQYIFSQKEVNMHQRRCLQHNLGTRANLGTTYHPQIDSQRERTIQTLENMLRACVLEYGGSWHSHMSLVELAYNNSYHLSPEIVQKTAEKDAITREKLKAARDRQKLYADPRRRLVTFSVGDRLYLKASPWKGVIRFGKRGKLAPRFIGPFPISECKVDDDTHIVPLGDLKDDLSKKLVEEPIRIFDRKLTKLRKKHIPMVLIEWKHGFGSHFTWETEELMKNRCPHLFDLDQISRTESL